The Drosophila nasuta strain 15112-1781.00 chromosome 2L, ASM2355853v1, whole genome shotgun sequence genome window below encodes:
- the LOC132784395 gene encoding thiamine transporter 2 codes for MDNWLKISLLLCMFGFFREMRPSESYVTEYLAGDWRNLTSEQVQQEVYPFGTYSVLAQLVIVFLVTDLLRYKPIIILSAITGIVLFVMLLWTRSLLNLQIAQVFYGTFMASEVAYYTYIYAKVDREHYQVVTGHTRAAILSGKFLGGVLAQVLVSTESMSFRELHFISLATQIISLPISLLLPKVPRSFYFYAVDKETTKPPAIAGQEETPKFSLRNAGRLLWYHLVSSYTNPIVLMWSIWWSLAICAQVQVITYIQFLWKDQAPNNQSNYNGGTEAIATLLGAVGAIIAGLLKSNNHRNRYMLINSICGIALGALLLLAALCNNVWVSYAVYIAFCSVFYFIVTIAAAIVAENLVDDSFGLVFGINTLVALILQTILTVVVVADTGFGLPPRDQYIVYGSYFLIMSAIYLLVVLFLKMCSNKSQTVA; via the exons TGAGATGCGTCCCTCGGAGTCGTATGTCACCGAATATCTTGCCGGCGACTGGCGTAATCTAACATCGGAGCAAGTCCAGCAAGAGGTCTATCCATTTGGAACGTATTCCGTGCTCGCCCAGCTGGTGATTGTGTTTCTGGTGACGGATTTGCTGCGCTACAAGCCCATCATCATACTCTCCGCCATCACCGGCATCGTGTTATTCGTCATGCTGCTGTGGACACGCTCGCTGCTCAATCTACAGATTGCACAGGTGTTCTATGGCACGTTCATGGCCTCCGAGGTGGCCTATTACACCTACATCTATGCTAAGGTCGACAGAGAGCACTATCAAGTCGTCACTGGTCATACACGTGCTGCCATCTTGTCTGGCAAATTCCTGGGTGGCGTCTTGGCTCAAGTGCTCGTCTCCACAGAGTCGATGAGCTTCCGGGAGCTGCACTTCATCTCGCTGGCCACGCAAATCATATCGTTGCCGAtatcgctgttgttgcccAAAGTGCCGCGCAGTTTCTACTTTTATGCCGTGGACAAGGAGACCACCAAGCCACCGGCGATTGCTGGCCAGGAGGAGACACCAAAGTTCTCTTTACGAAACGCTGGACGTTTGCTTTGGTATCATTTGGTGTCTTCCTACACAAATCCCATTGTCCTGATGTGGAGCATCTGGTGGTCCCTGGCCATCTGCGCCCAAGTGCAAGTCATCACTTACATACAGTTCCTGTGGAAGGATCAGGCACCCAACAATCAGAGCAACTACAACGGAGGCACTGAAGCGATTGCCACACTTCTCGGAGCAGTTGGTGCCATCATTGCTGGACTGTTGAAGAGTAATAATCACCGGAATCGTTATATGCTCATCAATTCGATTTGTGGCATCGCTTTGGGcgcgctgttgctgctggcggcTCTGTGCAACAATGTCTGGGTGTCGTATGCTGTATATATTGCATTTTGCTcggtgttttattttattgtcacCATTGCGGCGGCAATTGTGGCCGAGAATCTGGTAGACGACAGTTTTGGCCTGGTCTTCGGCATCAATACGCTAGTCGCGCTCATTCTGCAGACCATCCTCacagtggttgttgttgcag ATACGGGCTTTGGTTTGCCACCCAGAGATCAGTACATTGTGTATGGCAGCTATTTTCTAATTATGTCGGCCATTTACTTGCTGGTCGTTCTGTTCCTAAAAATGTGCTCGAACAAATCTCAAACCGTAgcgtaa
- the LOC132784403 gene encoding magnesium transporter NIPA2 — translation MNSEASLLLQAGQVANNVAAASSSSSSPVSDATASLTEPYSSTDYYIGVGLAVSSCFFIGSSFIIKKKALLRLNRLGEVRAAAGGFGYLREWIWWAGLLTMGLGEAANFAAYAFAPASLVTPLGALSVIISAVMASRFLNEKLNLLGKIGCFLCIIGSTIIVIHSPKEKEIEDLQVLFEMLQDPVFILYVICIFGSSAFVACFVAPRHGHTNVCVYIFLCSGIGSLTVMSCKALGLAIRSTIASGSNVFGTWMPWFLIVVTVTFIAIQMNYLNKALDIFNTSIVTPVYYVMFTTLVITASAILLKEFTHMKFENILGDVCGFLTVITAVFMLNAFKDIDITLSDVRGLMRPKMQRVSQFDEEVLVSTNLKERRFSYGSSDVFRKA, via the exons ATGAATAGTGAAGCCTCATTACTGCTGCAGGCGGGCCAAGTTGCCAATAATGTCGCCGCcgcctcatcctcatcctcttCCCCCGTCTCTGATGCAACCGCTTCGTTAACGGAACCCTACTCCAGCACTGATTATTACATTGGCGTTGGCTTGGCAGTCTCCTCATGTTTCTTCATCGGCTCCAGCTTTATCATCAAGAAGAAGGCGCTGTTACGTCTCAACCGCCTGGGAGAGGTGCGTGCGGCAGCTGGAGGATTTGGTTATTTGCGCGAATGGATCTGGTGGGCGGGACTGTTGACAA TGGGACTCGGCGAGGCTGCTAATTTCGCTGCCTACGCTTTTGCGCCAGCTTCACTTGTGACGCCGCTAGGCGCCTTGAGTGTAATCATCTCGGCTGTGATGGCTTCTAGATTCCTGAATGAGAAACTCAATCTTTTGGGCAAAATTGGCTGCTTTCTGTGCATTATTGGATCAACAATTATTGTGATACACTCGCCCAAGGAGAAGGAAATCGAGGATCTACAAGTGCTCTTCGAAATGTTGCAGGATCCTGTTTTTATACTCTATGTCATCTGCATCTTTGGCTCCAGTGCATTTGTGGCGTGCTTTGTGGCACCGCGTCATGGACATACAAACGTTTGTGTCTACATCTTCTTGTGCTCTGGCATCGGTTCATTGACTGTGATGTCCTGCAAAGCTTTGGGCTTGGCTATTCGGAGTACGATTGCCAGTGGATCGAATGTGTTTGGCACATGGATGCCATGGTTCCTCATTGTGGTCACCGTCACCTTTATTGCCATCCAGATGAATTATTTGAACAAAGCTCTTGACATTTTCAACACCAGCATTGTGACGCCCGTTTATTATGTGATGTTTACGACGCTTGTTATCACGGCATCGGCCATTTTGCTGAAGGAGTTTACGCACATGAAATTCGAGAATATCCTTGGCGATGTCTGCGGATTTTTGACTGTTATTACGGCAGTATTTATGCTCAATGCTTTCAAGGATATTGACATAACGCTAAGCGACGTGCGAGGATTGATGCGTCCAAAAATGCAACGGGTTTCACAGTTCGATGAGGAAGTGCTGGTCAGCACTAATCTGAAGGAGCGTCGCTTCTCATATGGATCAAGCGATGTCTTCCGCAAGGCATGA
- the LOC132784427 gene encoding protein D3, translated as MNAVRLGPLRDVFKRSLHSPLNQFLRATTMTAAVNCCHSPAAIRTAATSSAKNKRAILLWALPINISLRRLSGKLPIRCSMEEHCVVPDVIAKAPQQTASVEYVGRIVVEPGVVLTPTQVKSQPCVTWKADPSKLYTLCMTDPDAPSRKDPQFREWHHWLVGNIPGNDISNGEVLSAYVGSGPPPETGLHRYVFLVYEQKCKLQFDEKRLPNNSGDGRGGFKIAKFAEKYNLGDPIAGNFYQAEYDDYVPILYKQLGA; from the coding sequence atgaatgcTGTACGCTTGGGACCTTTGCGAGATGTGTTTAAACGTTCCTTGCACTCGCcattaaatcaatttcttAGGGCTACCACAATGACAGCAGCTGTCAATTGTTGCCATTCGCCGGCCGCCATTAGAACTGCAGCAACATCAAGTGCAAAGAACAAACGCGCCATATTGCTCTGGGCATTGCCAATTAACATTTCGCTACGTCGTTTGTCGGGTAAACTTCCAATTAGGTGCAGCATGGAGGAACATTGTGTGGTGCCCGATGTCATTGCTAAGGCCCCTCAGCAAACAGCAAGTGTGGAATATGTTGGCCGCATTGTTGTGGAGCCAGGAGTGGTCTTAACTCCCACCCAAGTGAAGAGTCAACCCTGTGTTACCTGGAAGGCTGATCCCTCGAAACTCTACACCCTGTGCATGACCGATCCTGATGCACCCAGCCGCAAGGATCCCCAGTTCCGTGAGTGGCATCACTGGTTGGTCGGCAACATTCCCGGCAACGATATCAGCAATGGTGAAGTGTTGTCCGCTTATGTGGGCTCTGGACCGCCACCAGAGACGGGCTTGCATCGTTATGTGTTCCTAGTGTACGAGCAGAAGTGCAAGCTGCAATTCGATGAGAAGCGTTTGCCTAACAATAGCGGCGATGGACGCGGCGGATTCAAGATTGCCAAGTTTGCCGAGAAATACAATTTGGGCGATCCTATTGCTGGCAATTTCTATCAGGCCGAGTATGACGATTATGTGCCCATTCTCTACAAGCAATTGGGTGCCTAA
- the LOC132784392 gene encoding GATA zinc finger domain-containing protein 14 yields the protein MDYRNNAYGIGQRRVVNDAPSFAPIRGSGGGGGIDDNFRSPQSMNYGFNSNNSNNNNGNNSSNDFNFGNNNSQRFASMDSKFGNMQSNNYSRSSDNSGYGGGGGQNQQRFGNHTNSSNSSSGNFNDSNNYRGQMNQRSLGDQQQQQQQQRFNNMSDINRSSSSGDYSSSGYSSFRGSLQPPPQQPPQLGNLSLGRSINDQGYNNSNNNNDSNNGNQRFYNNDRNDTFRRADNFSDNFNRGQESINSSRSVGGGNNYKFNNERSENFGRQVNNGGSNNFGYQNQNNQNRGGGGGGGGFDDNFRGSNLNNHNFDNNNKNNQQQQQFFNNKQNGPRNGDSGFSNAQNFRGQNNSDMPIGGQALAAINETVNALMTNQSNWQVGNNNNGFGQGNFNGGGGGGNYRNNAGNRNNNNNNMNNAGNNRNFNNGPAQTGNWGNNRSQQQQQQQQQPRNFKPVNNKPQGAPVAARQGAAGGPAKFQGNKNQNQNQNQPKPNTNTNKPVVQQTNKKNVNTTNNNKQQQPANQAVAKNVNGGQKPPQPKTAVPAKAAQNTQVKPKQEVKKEAAVVNPKVAPKRPAPQPAAPLTKADIKRRKLALKRGFLLGGIKLPYVNSNRVALPQPEDKSYAVMFFEQSLNYSTSGEELDDDAEFDGPEAIPEATDAEGKNAGRTLVKRIRKRLHFEWTQVEESKKYKSWPTWWTDYKWCEKAIQEELETFGSVNLRNCFLPDLPRLTTEQVVDVIVKQAHFGLDKNSDNYFNNMKSILTLMNVTFLENLKMPNTEKVQDMIRAVPNDFWCYKMRSMVYLWAQYLKISKTSSPSTETGVKELQAIARDWKNPLFHWMAKQAFDELKAISEVEWPEHKQQYEELQSAAPTSS from the exons ATGGATTATCGGAATAATGCTTACGGCATTGGACAGCGGCGAGTTGTCAATGATGCGCCGTCTTTTGCGCCAATtcgcggcagcggcggcggtggcggcatTGATGACAATTTTCGTAGTCCGCAGTCAATGAACTATGGttttaacagcaacaacagtaacaacaacaatggtaACAATAGCAGTAACGATTTTAACTTTGGAAACAACAATAGTCAACGCTTTGCGAGCATGGATAGCAAATTTGGCAATATGCAGTCCAATAATTATTCTCGCTCCTCGGACAATTCTGGCTATGGAGGTGGTGGAGGACAAAACCAACAACGTTTTGGCAATCACACAAACAGCTCCAATTCATCGTCTGGCAACTTTAACGATAGCAACAACTATCGAGGACAAATGAATCAACGTTCGTTGGGtgatcaacagcagcagcagcaacaacaacgtttcAACAATATGAGCGATATTAATCGCAGCTCGTCCAGTGGCGATTATTCTTCTAGTGGTTACAGCAGTTTTCGGGGTTCGTTGCAACCGCCGCCACAGCAGCCGCCACAATTGGGCAATTTGAGCCTGGGGCGTTCAATTAACGATCAGGGctataacaacagcaacaacaacaatgacagcaacaatggcaatCAGCGTTTTTACAACAACGATCGTAACGATACATTCCGTCGCGCCGACAACTTTAGCGATAACTTTAATCGTGGCCAGGAATCGATTAATTCGTCACGTTCTGTCGGTGGCGGCaacaattacaaattcaacaatGAACGCAGTGAAAACTTTGGACGTCAAGTGAATAATGGTGGCTCCAACAATTTTGGATATCAGAATCAGAATAATCAGAATCGTGGAGGTGGCGGCGGAGGCGGCGGCTTCGATGACAATTTCCGTGGCTCCAATTTGAATAATCACAACTttgacaacaataacaaaaacaatcaacaacaacagcagttcTTCAACAATAAGCAGAATGGACCACGCAATGGAGACTCGGGATTCTCGAACGCCCAGAATTTCCGTGGACAGAACAACAGCGACATGCCTATTGGTGGCCAAGCGTTGGCCGCTATCAATGAGACCGTCAATGCTTTAATGACCAATCAGTCCAACTGGCAGGTTGGCAACAATAATAACGGCTTTGGTCAGGGTAATTTCaatggcggtggcggtggcggaaACTATCGCAACAATGCtggcaacagaaacaacaataacaataacatgaACAATGCTGGCAACAATCGCAACTTTAACAACGGCCCAGCTCAAACTGGCAATTGGGGTAACAATCGgtcgcagcaacaacaacagcagcagcagcaacccaGAAACTTCAAGCCAGTCAACAACAAGCCGCAAGGAGCTCCCGTGGCAGCTCGACAAGGAGCCGCCGGAGGCCCTGCTAAATTCCAGGGCAATAAAAACCAGAATCAGAACCAGAATCAACCCAAGCCGAATACTAACACCAACAAGCCGGTCGTGCAGCAGACCAACAAGAAGAACGTCAATACTACCAATaataacaagcaacaacagccagctAATCAAGCTGTTGCCAAGAATGTTAACGGTGGCCAAAAGCCACCACAACCAAAGACTGCTGTGCCAGCCAAAGCCGCCCAAAATACTCAAGTTAAGCCCAAGCAGGAGGTCAAGAAAGAAGCAGCTGTCGTCAACCCAAAAG TTGCTCCAAAGCGTCCAGCACCACAGCCAGCTGCTCCGCTTACCAAAGCCGACATCAAGCGTCGCAAGCTGGCGCTGAAGCGCGGCTTTCTGCTGGGCGGCATCAAGCTGCCGTATGTGAACAGCAATCGTGTGGCGCTTCCGCAACCGGAGGATAAATCATATGCTGTCATGTTCTTCGAACAGTCACTGAACTATAGTACAAGCGGCGAGGAGTTGGACGACGACGCGGAATTCGATGGCCCCGAAGCCATACCGGAAGCAACTGATGCCGAAGGCAAGAATGCTGGACGCACGCTGGTGAAACGCATACGCAAGCGTTTGCACTTCGAATGGACCCAAGTCGAGGAGTCGAAGAAATACAAATCGTGGCCTACTTGGTGGACGGATTACAAGTGGTGTGAGAAGGCCATACAAGAGGAGTTGGAGACATTTGGCAGCGTCAATTTGAGGAACTGTTTTCTACCGGATCTACCTCGTCTGACCACCGAGCAGGTGGTGGATGTGATTGTGAAGCAGGCACACTTTGGCCTTGACAAGAATTCGGACAACTATTTCAACAACATGAAGTCGATACTTACATTAATGAATGTAACTTTTCTGGAGAACCTCAAGATGCCCAACACCGAGAAGGTGCAGGATATGATACGCGCTGTGCCCAATGACTTCTGGTGTTACAAGATGCGCAGCATGGTCTATTTGTGGGCACAGTACCTTAAAATCTCCAAGACCTCGTCGCCGTCCACAGAAACGGGCGTCAAGGAGCTGCAGGCGATTGCCCGCGATTGGAAGAATCCATTGTTCCATTGGATGGCCAAGCAGGCCTTCGACGAACTGAAG GCAATTAGCGAAGTGGAATGGCCCGAGCACAAGCAGCAGTATGAGGAATTGCAATCGGCAGCCCCGACATCATCTTAA
- the LOC132784412 gene encoding LOW QUALITY PROTEIN: PIH1 domain-containing protein 1-like (The sequence of the model RefSeq protein was modified relative to this genomic sequence to represent the inferred CDS: deleted 1 base in 1 codon) has translation MARHTNFLDGNDNFREQNLRFVRNEMEDNFNQFFGGSNNNNGGNAGINNAPNVAAPPRDSKVVQPTPGFCVKTFKVNSNEKFFINVCQAAEVPAPTDVTDEELIAILESSTPGSFRVPMSISELRNTKDRSDNSVEVCDIAVHPNFLAKIKKSQLFNNFFLQIVAEALSEKYNIQITMHKTIILSNRKFIGTLVAHRVRNDDVQRALNSSDPGKPGLQASSGQQLVQEIDEAYATNIRNNWIKNKEPVYKLRARLRDEVVHEIQAELYLPNCVSSQEFNLDIGEDRILLESLKHGILFDKFVNYRLNQERAQALFDKTSKMLQVRIPVHSA, from the exons ATGGCGCGTCATACTAATTTTCTGGATGGCAATGACAATTTCCGTGAACAAAATCTACGCTTTGTGCGG AACGAGATGGAAGATAATTTCAATCAATTCTTTGGcggtagcaacaacaataatggcGGCAACGCCGGCATCAACAACGCGCCAAATGTTGCAGCGCCGCCACGCGACTCAAAAGTTGTGCAACCCACACCAg GTTTCTGTGTCAAGACCTTCAAGGTGAACAGCAATGAGAAGTTCTTCATTAACGTCTGCCAAGCAGCCGAAGTACCAGCTCCAACCGATGTTACAGACGAGGAACTGATTGCTATCTTGGAATCGAGCACTCCGGGATCTTTTCGTGTTCCCATGAGCATCTCTGAGCTGCGCAACACAAAGGATCGTTCCGACAATTCGGTCGAAGTGTGCGATATTGCTGTTCACCCAAATTTTCTggccaaaatc aaaaagtcgCAACTCTTCAATAATTTCTTTCTGCAAATCGTTGCTGAGGCATTGAGTGAAAAGTACAACATTCAAATAACAATGCACAAGACAATTATTCTGAGTAATCGCAAATTCATTGGCACCCTTGTGGCTCATCGTGTGCGCAACGATGATGTTCAGCGGGCCTTAAACTCAAGTGATCCCGGCAAGCCGGGATTACAGGCTAGCTCAGGTCAGCAGCTGGTGCAGGAAATCGATGAAGCCTATGCTACTAATATTCGAAACAATTGGATAAAGAACAAAGAACCGGTCTACAAACTGCGAGCACGTCTTCGAGATGAAGTGGTTCATGAAATTCAAGCTGAACTCTATTTGCCTAATTGT GTCTCGTCACAAGAATTCAACTTGGATATTGGCGAAGATCGTATTTTGCTCGAGTCTTTGAAGCACGGCATTCTTTTTGACAAATTTGTGAATTATCGTTTAAATCAAGAACGTGCTCAAGCACTTTTTGATAAAACTAGCAAG ATGCTACAAGTGCGCATTCCAGTTCATAGTGCCTAA